The Desulfoplanes formicivorans genome window below encodes:
- the tsf gene encoding translation elongation factor Ts — protein MGITAQQVKTLREKTGVGMMDCKKALVECDGNEEAAVAYLREKGLAKAQKKAGRATSEGWIGYAATDDLSAATLVELKCETDFVAKNEKFQETLATIAQTLNAQQAATNAPVALTEEQAAPFAEGVNELITVLGENTQLGRFCKLALDGAGMIGHYIHANGKIGVLVAIETGSEESAGKDELKVMAKDIAMQIAAVNPACCTPEELPQDVIAKEKEIYLNQAKEEGKPEHIAEKIVTGRLNKYYKEVCLVEQPFIKDDSKAIKDLIKETAKALGDTVKITGFCRMALGEE, from the coding sequence ATGGGTATCACCGCACAGCAGGTCAAGACACTGCGAGAGAAAACCGGTGTCGGGATGATGGATTGCAAAAAGGCTCTGGTGGAATGCGATGGCAATGAAGAAGCCGCTGTCGCCTACCTCCGCGAAAAGGGTCTTGCCAAGGCACAGAAAAAGGCCGGCCGGGCCACTTCCGAAGGCTGGATCGGCTACGCTGCCACCGACGACCTTTCCGCTGCCACCCTGGTGGAGCTCAAGTGTGAAACCGATTTTGTGGCCAAAAATGAAAAATTCCAGGAAACCCTGGCAACCATCGCCCAGACCCTCAACGCCCAGCAGGCGGCCACCAACGCCCCTGTTGCGCTTACAGAAGAACAGGCAGCCCCCTTTGCCGAGGGCGTCAATGAACTGATCACCGTTCTTGGCGAGAACACCCAGCTCGGTCGCTTCTGCAAGCTGGCCTTGGACGGTGCCGGCATGATCGGCCACTATATCCATGCCAACGGTAAAATCGGCGTTCTCGTGGCCATTGAAACCGGTTCCGAGGAAAGTGCGGGCAAGGATGAGCTCAAGGTCATGGCCAAGGACATCGCCATGCAGATCGCAGCCGTCAACCCGGCATGCTGCACCCCCGAGGAGCTCCCCCAGGACGTCATTGCCAAGGAAAAGGAAATATACCTCAATCAGGCCAAGGAAGAAGGCAAGCCTGAACACATTGCCGAAAAGATCGTCACCGGACGGTTGAACAAATACTACAAGGAAGTCTGTCTTGTAGAACAGCCGTTCATCAAGGACGATTCCAAGGCCATCAAGGACCTGATCAAGGAAACAGCCAAAGCTCTTGGCGACACGGTCAAGATCACTGGTTTTTGCAGAATGGCCCTTGGCGAGGAATAA
- the frr gene encoding ribosome recycling factor, translating into METLYQECQTRMQKALDNLNREFGKLRTGRASSSLIEDIKVDYYGTPTPINQLASISIPDSRTISIQPWDRNGFSGVEKAILKSDLGLTPVNDGKTIRIAIPALTEERRKDLVKMAKKYTEEARVAIRNVRRDMNDLLKKQKNDKEINEDDMHRGQDEIQRITNDFIKQADALLDTKEQEIMEI; encoded by the coding sequence ATGGAAACTCTGTACCAGGAGTGTCAAACACGAATGCAAAAGGCATTGGACAACCTGAACCGGGAATTCGGCAAATTGAGGACAGGAAGGGCCTCATCCTCGTTGATTGAGGACATCAAGGTTGATTATTACGGAACCCCCACCCCCATCAACCAGCTCGCCTCCATCTCCATTCCCGACAGCCGGACCATTTCCATTCAGCCGTGGGACCGCAATGGATTCAGCGGTGTTGAAAAGGCCATTCTCAAATCCGATCTCGGGCTCACGCCGGTCAACGACGGCAAAACCATTCGCATTGCCATCCCCGCCCTCACGGAAGAACGGCGCAAGGACCTGGTCAAAATGGCCAAGAAATACACCGAAGAGGCCCGGGTTGCCATCCGCAATGTCCGCAGAGACATGAACGATCTTCTGAAAAAGCAAAAAAACGACAAGGAAATCAACGAAGACGACATGCACAGAGGCCAGGATGAAATCCAGCGCATCACCAACGATTTCATCAAGCAGGCTGACGCTCTTCTGGACACCAAGG
- the pyrH gene encoding UMP kinase: MSTFHYPRVLLKLSGEALAGEQRFGIDPEIVRSISRELAEIAALGVQMAIVIGGGNIFRGISSSATGMDRSSADYMGMLATVMNALAVQDALEKENIPTRVMSAITMREVAEPYIRRRAIRHLEKGRVIICAAGTGIPYFTTDTAAVIRALELKANAILKATRVNGVYDRDPEKDANATMYQSLSYIEVLQKKLRVMDSAAISLCMDNNLPIEVFNLFCKGNIKRVVLGETVGTRVQGE; this comes from the coding sequence ATGTCGACATTCCACTACCCCCGTGTGCTTCTCAAACTCAGTGGCGAAGCCCTGGCTGGTGAGCAGCGATTCGGGATCGATCCGGAAATTGTCCGGTCCATAAGCCGGGAACTCGCCGAGATAGCCGCCCTGGGAGTCCAGATGGCCATTGTCATTGGCGGTGGCAACATCTTCCGGGGCATTTCCTCGTCGGCAACAGGAATGGACAGGTCTTCGGCCGACTACATGGGCATGCTGGCAACGGTGATGAACGCCCTGGCCGTTCAGGACGCGCTGGAAAAGGAAAACATACCCACCCGGGTCATGTCGGCCATCACCATGCGCGAGGTGGCAGAACCCTATATTCGACGCAGGGCCATCCGCCACCTGGAAAAAGGCCGGGTGATCATCTGCGCGGCCGGAACAGGCATCCCCTATTTCACCACGGATACGGCCGCTGTCATCCGAGCTCTGGAACTCAAGGCCAATGCCATTTTAAAGGCCACCCGGGTCAACGGAGTCTACGACCGCGATCCGGAAAAGGATGCCAACGCCACCATGTACCAGTCCCTTAGCTACATCGAGGTCCTGCAAAAAAAGCTTCGGGTCATGGATTCTGCAGCCATATCCCTGTGCATGGACAACAACCTGCCCATTGAAGTCTTCAACCTTTTTTGCAAGGGCAACATCAAACGGGTCGTTCTTGGAGAGACCGTTGGAACACGAGTACAAGGAGAATAG